One window from the genome of Sulfodiicoccus acidiphilus encodes:
- a CDS encoding indolepyruvate ferredoxin oxidoreductase subunit alpha, with the protein MKTEIRLVLGNEAIAAGAVAAGVSVATGYPGTPSTEILESIPKFSKEVYIEWSTNEKVAYETSYGAAITGAYAMASMKHVGLNVAADAISSSSYTCVEGALVLVSADDPSMWSSQNEQDNRYFALQFLIPIVEAYDPKSAHQLTFKAFELSARLKQPVMLRTNTRVSHVREPVELLAPAEPVRGKSRKDPSRYVLVPENARRNRKEQLKRWEVAKEAVEEMSELEGEGEVLVLASGIGYVYVKETLEDMGIKASILKLSTPVPLPKRLILKALERTRRVAVVEELEPVVKMQLKSILCQIWTTIIRPRL; encoded by the coding sequence GCAACCGGGTATCCTGGCACGCCTTCCACTGAGATCTTGGAGTCTATCCCTAAGTTTAGTAAGGAGGTCTACATTGAGTGGAGCACTAACGAGAAGGTGGCTTACGAGACAAGCTACGGTGCAGCTATCACGGGAGCCTACGCCATGGCCTCGATGAAACATGTGGGACTCAATGTGGCCGCCGACGCTATCTCAAGTTCCTCCTATACATGTGTTGAAGGAGCCCTGGTTCTAGTGTCGGCCGACGATCCTTCGATGTGGTCATCTCAAAACGAGCAGGACAATAGGTACTTCGCGCTACAATTCCTTATCCCAATTGTCGAAGCATACGATCCTAAGAGTGCTCATCAACTTACTTTCAAGGCATTCGAGCTCAGTGCTCGACTTAAGCAACCTGTAATGTTGAGGACGAACACTAGGGTGAGCCATGTCAGGGAACCGGTTGAACTACTCGCTCCTGCTGAGCCAGTGAGAGGAAAGTCCAGAAAGGACCCCTCTAGGTATGTGTTAGTTCCAGAGAATGCAAGGAGGAACAGAAAGGAGCAGCTGAAGAGGTGGGAGGTGGCAAAGGAAGCGGTGGAAGAGATGAGCGAGCTCGAGGGAGAAGGTGAAGTGTTGGTTTTGGCCTCCGGTATAGGGTACGTTTACGTGAAAGAAACTTTGGAGGACATGGGAATTAAAGCGTCGATCCTTAAGCTTTCTACCCCCGTACCCTTGCCAAAGAGGCTAATTCTGAAGGCACTTGAGAGAACTAGAAGGGTAGCAGTGGTGGAGGAATTGGAACCAGTGGTGAAAATGCAGCTTAAATCGATTTTATGCCAGATCTGGACCACAATTATTAGACCTCGGCTGTAA